One Malania oleifera isolate guangnan ecotype guangnan chromosome 9, ASM2987363v1, whole genome shotgun sequence DNA segment encodes these proteins:
- the LOC131163436 gene encoding cyclin-D3-2-like → MALRQEEEQLQNPTFHLNGLYREEERFEDDSGDDGFKEKSQNCDDHSMRRPSISDLCRDCEDDELVSLMLKEEQCSVCYRDLKEDVFLMAARAEAVWFTSSLRFQRDKPWMTQLITFACLSLAAKVEETRVPLLLDLQVEVSKSKYLFEVMMIQKVELLVLSTQLEMDGCLVE, encoded by the exons ATGGCTCTACGGCAGGAAGAGGAACAACTACAAAACCCTACATTTCACCTCAACGGTCTTTATAGAGAAGAAGAACGTTTTGAGGATGATTCGGGAGACGATGGGTTTAAGGAAAAGAGCCAGAACTGTGATGATCATAGCATGAGAAGACCTTCAATTTCTGACCTCTGCCGTGACTGTGAAGATGATGAGCTTGTTTCACTTATGCTCAAAGAAGAACAGTGTAGTGTCTGTTACAGGGACTTGAAGGAAGATGTGTTTCTAATGGCGGCTCGTGCAGAGGCAGTTTG GTTCACGTCAAGCCTGCGGTTCCAGAGAGATAAGCCATGGATGACTCAACTCATCACCTTCGCTTGTCTCTCTCTGGCTGCAAAGGTGGAGGAGACCCGAGTTCCTCTTTTGTTGGACTTGCAAGTGGAGGtatcaaaatcaaaatatttGTTTGAAGTGATGATGATTCAGAAAGTGGAGCTTTTGGTGTTGTCTACTCAACTGGAGATGGATGGGTGCTTAGTGGAGTGA